A window from Corvus cornix cornix isolate S_Up_H32 chromosome 8, ASM73873v5, whole genome shotgun sequence encodes these proteins:
- the PDC gene encoding phosducin isoform X1, which yields MEENANTSLEDNFEGQATHTGPKGVINDWRKFKLESEDGDSLPPSKKEMLRQMSSPHRSFSRDDKDTRERFCRKMSMQEYELIHATQEDESCLQQYRKRCMQDMHQRLSFGPKFGFVCELQNGEQFLEAVEKEHKTTTVIVHIYEDGVKGCEALNSSLTCLAAEYPTVKFCKIKASSTGAGDRFSSEVLPSLLVYKAGELLSNFISVSEQFNEEFFAVDVEAFLNEYGLLPERELRVLGNGTDEPDVE from the exons atggaagaaaatgccAACACCAGCTTGGAAGACAACTTTGAAGGACAGGCAACACACACAG GGCCCAAAGGTGTGATCAATGACTGGAGGAAGTTCAAATTAGAGAGTGAAGATGGAGACTCCTTACCCCCGAGCAAGAAAGAAATGCTTAGACAAATGTCTTCACCACACAGATCTTTCAGCAGAGATGATAAAGATACCAGAGAGAGATTCTGCCGTAAg ATGAGCATGCAGGAGTACGAGTTGATTCACGCCACACAGGAGGACGAAAGCTGCCTACAGCAGTACCGCAAGCGCTGCATGCAGGACATGCACCAGCGGCTCAGCTTCGGGCCCAAGTTTGGTTTCGTGTGCGAGCTGCAGAACGGGGAACAGTTCCTGGAGGCCGTGGAGAAGGAGCACAAAACCACCACGGTCATCGTGCACATTTACGAGGACGGCGTCAAGGGCTGCGAGGCCCTCAACAGCAGCCTGACCTGCCTGGCAGCCGAGTACCCCACCGTCAAGTTCTGCAAGATCAAGGCCTCCAGCACGGGCGCTGGGGATCGCTTCTCCAGCGAGgtgctcccctccctcctggTCTACAAGGCCGGGGAGCTGCTGAGCAATTTCATTAGTGTCTCTGAACAGTTCAATGAGGAGTTTTTTGCTGTGGATGTGGAGGCTTTCCTAAATGAGTATGGGCTGCTACCTGAGAGGGAGCTTCGGGTGCTGGGGAATGGCACAGATGAGCCAGATGTTGAATAA
- the PDC gene encoding phosducin isoform X2 encodes MLRQMSSPHRSFSRDDKDTRERFCRKMSMQEYELIHATQEDESCLQQYRKRCMQDMHQRLSFGPKFGFVCELQNGEQFLEAVEKEHKTTTVIVHIYEDGVKGCEALNSSLTCLAAEYPTVKFCKIKASSTGAGDRFSSEVLPSLLVYKAGELLSNFISVSEQFNEEFFAVDVEAFLNEYGLLPERELRVLGNGTDEPDVE; translated from the exons ATGCTTAGACAAATGTCTTCACCACACAGATCTTTCAGCAGAGATGATAAAGATACCAGAGAGAGATTCTGCCGTAAg ATGAGCATGCAGGAGTACGAGTTGATTCACGCCACACAGGAGGACGAAAGCTGCCTACAGCAGTACCGCAAGCGCTGCATGCAGGACATGCACCAGCGGCTCAGCTTCGGGCCCAAGTTTGGTTTCGTGTGCGAGCTGCAGAACGGGGAACAGTTCCTGGAGGCCGTGGAGAAGGAGCACAAAACCACCACGGTCATCGTGCACATTTACGAGGACGGCGTCAAGGGCTGCGAGGCCCTCAACAGCAGCCTGACCTGCCTGGCAGCCGAGTACCCCACCGTCAAGTTCTGCAAGATCAAGGCCTCCAGCACGGGCGCTGGGGATCGCTTCTCCAGCGAGgtgctcccctccctcctggTCTACAAGGCCGGGGAGCTGCTGAGCAATTTCATTAGTGTCTCTGAACAGTTCAATGAGGAGTTTTTTGCTGTGGATGTGGAGGCTTTCCTAAATGAGTATGGGCTGCTACCTGAGAGGGAGCTTCGGGTGCTGGGGAATGGCACAGATGAGCCAGATGTTGAATAA